One Dama dama isolate Ldn47 chromosome 16, ASM3311817v1, whole genome shotgun sequence DNA window includes the following coding sequences:
- the REEP4 gene encoding receptor expression-enhancing protein 4 isoform X2, which yields MVSWMICRLVVLVFGMLYPAYASYKAVKTKNIREYVRWMMYWIVFALFMAVETFTDIFVSWFPFYYEIKMAFVLWLLSPYTRGASMLYRKFVHPSLSRHEKEIDTYIVQAKERSYETVLSFGKRGLNIAASAAVQAAAKSQGALAGRLRSFSMQDLRTIPDGPAPTYQDPLYLEDQVPRRRPPIEVVPQPPARPREKPLGRSQSLRVVKRKPLAREGTSRSLKVRTRKKTTPSDMDS from the exons ATGGTGTCCTGGATGATCTGTCGCCTGGTGGT GCTGGTGTTTGGGATGCTGTACCCAGCTTATGCTTCCTACAAGGCTGTGAAGACCAAGAACATTCGTGAATAT GTCCGATGGATGATGTACTGGATCGTCTTTGCACTCTTCATGGCGGTGGAGACCTTCACGGACATCTTTGTTTCCTG GTTCCCTTTCTACTACGAGATCAAGATGGCATTTGTGCTGTGGCTGCTTTCACCCTACACCAGGGGGGCCAGCATGCTTTACCGAAAGTTTGTCCACCCATCCTTGTCTCGCCATGAGAAG GAAATCGACACCTACATTGTGCAGGCCAAGGAGCGCAGCTACGAGACGGTGCTCAGCTTCGGGAAGCGGGGCCTCAACATTGCTGCCTCTGCTGCTGTGCAGGCTGCCGCTAAG AGTCAGGGTGCACTGGCCGGGAGGCTGCGGAGCTTCTCCATGCAGGACCTGCGAACCATCCCCGATGGCCCCGCCCCCACCTACCAGGATCCCCTCTACCTGGAGGACCAGGTACCCCGCCGCAGGCCACCCATCG AAGTGGTCCCCCAGCCACCAGCCCGGCCCCGAGAGAAGCCGCTGGGCCGTAGCCAGAGCCTGCGTGTGGTCAAGAGGAAGCCTCTGGCCCGGGAG GGCACCTCGCGCTCCCTGAAGGTTCGGACAAGGAAAAAGACCACACCCTCAGACATGGACAGTTAG
- the REEP4 gene encoding receptor expression-enhancing protein 4 isoform X1 — translation MVSWMICRLVVLVFGMLYPAYASYKAVKTKNIREYVRWMMYWIVFALFMAVETFTDIFVSWFPFYYEIKMAFVLWLLSPYTRGASMLYRKFVHPSLSRHEKEIDTYIVQAKERSYETVLSFGKRGLNIAASAAVQAAAKSQGALAGRLRSFSMQDLRTIPDGPAPTYQDPLYLEDQVPRRRPPIGYGAGGLRDSDTDNECWSDTEVVPQPPARPREKPLGRSQSLRVVKRKPLAREGTSRSLKVRTRKKTTPSDMDS, via the exons ATGGTGTCCTGGATGATCTGTCGCCTGGTGGT GCTGGTGTTTGGGATGCTGTACCCAGCTTATGCTTCCTACAAGGCTGTGAAGACCAAGAACATTCGTGAATAT GTCCGATGGATGATGTACTGGATCGTCTTTGCACTCTTCATGGCGGTGGAGACCTTCACGGACATCTTTGTTTCCTG GTTCCCTTTCTACTACGAGATCAAGATGGCATTTGTGCTGTGGCTGCTTTCACCCTACACCAGGGGGGCCAGCATGCTTTACCGAAAGTTTGTCCACCCATCCTTGTCTCGCCATGAGAAG GAAATCGACACCTACATTGTGCAGGCCAAGGAGCGCAGCTACGAGACGGTGCTCAGCTTCGGGAAGCGGGGCCTCAACATTGCTGCCTCTGCTGCTGTGCAGGCTGCCGCTAAG AGTCAGGGTGCACTGGCCGGGAGGCTGCGGAGCTTCTCCATGCAGGACCTGCGAACCATCCCCGATGGCCCCGCCCCCACCTACCAGGATCCCCTCTACCTGGAGGACCAGGTACCCCGCCGCAGGCCACCCATCG GGTACGGGGCAGGGGGCCTGCGAGACAGTGACACTGATAATGAGTGTTGGTCCGACACAGAAGTGGTCCCCCAGCCACCAGCCCGGCCCCGAGAGAAGCCGCTGGGCCGTAGCCAGAGCCTGCGTGTGGTCAAGAGGAAGCCTCTGGCCCGGGAG GGCACCTCGCGCTCCCTGAAGGTTCGGACAAGGAAAAAGACCACACCCTCAGACATGGACAGTTAG
- the HRURF gene encoding protein HRURF translates to MAQPTASAQKLVRPIRAVCRILQIPESDPSNLRP, encoded by the coding sequence ATGGCGCAACCCACGGCCTCGGCCCAGAAGTTGGTGCGGCCGATCCGCGCCGTGTGCCGCATCCTGCAGATCCCGGAGTCCGACCCCTCCAACCTGCGGCCCTAG
- the HR gene encoding lysine-specific demethylase hairless isoform X1: MEGTPSFLKDSPAWEKTAPENGITGLELDTPPQDGLRPAALCLGEPAPFWRGVLSTPGSWLPPGFPQSPKDTLPLVEGEGPRNGERKAGWPGSKDGLRWKEAMLTHPLAFCGSPCPPRYSPLVPEHNGGHPKSDPVAFRSLHCPFLLETKILERAPFWMPACLPPYLVSSLPPEHPCDWPLAPHPWVYSGGQPKVPSAFSLGSKGFYHKDPSILRLAKDPLATVEPGLLGSAPGGHLQRTGEVERPSLHQRDGEIGVGRHPNLCPLLLGHPDTVPRAPWPTCSPGLVHTLGNVWAVPRGGSLGYQLGSSATTRCPSPGPPSTQAGYGSSHPPARDDPCGQCPEDLEGATSEPSESSEETYKTPGPRACPPSHHTKLKKTWLTRHSEQFGCPDSCPAEEESPAAQLRALKRSSNPEVQGTASSPAAKRPTGPFPGSAGQGARGQQEVLDSLFGNKAETEQRDGHRGPRDDGASMQALGLQDTPCVAPVAGITQCQGCAQAAGETGGPARSSQPVSRLPLGGEQPQEEDSAASSEEGGGSGPEAGLSVGLAKHLLSALGDRLCRVLRREREALALAQQEAGQAPVGTEDDPGLPRCCSHCHHGLFNTYWRCPHCSHRLCVACGRMAGAGKAREKAGSQGQSTEKCGQEIGHGASSLMLTQFVSSRALAELSTAMHQVWVKFDIRGHCPCQADARVWTAGDGGLQKEPMEKTPPTPQPSCNGDTNRTKDIKEETPDSTETPAEDRASRGPLPCPSLCELLASTAVKLCLGHERIHMAFAPVTPALPSDDRITNILDSIIAQVVERKIQEKALGPGLRAGPGLRAGPGLRKGLGLPLSPVRPRLPPPGALLWLQEPRPQRGFHLFQEHWRQGQPVLVSGIQRTLQGHLWGSEALGALGGQVQALTPLGPPQPTSLGSATFWEGFSRPESRPKSDESLVFLLHRGLGDEDTSRVENLAASLPLPEYCARHGKLNLASYLPPGPVLRPLEPQLWAAYGVSPHRGHLGTKNLCVEVTDLVSVLVRAEAPLPAWRRTQKDFLSGLDGEGLWSPGSQVSTVWHVFRAQDAQRIRRFLQMVCPTGTGTLEPGTPGRCYLDAGLRRRLREEWGVSCWTLLQAPGEAVLVPAGAPHQVQGLVSTVSVTQHFLSPETSALSAQLCHQGPSLPTDHRLLYAQMDWAVFQAVKVAVGTLQEAK; the protein is encoded by the exons ATGGAGGGTACGCCCAGCTTCCTGAAGGACAGCCCAGCCTGGGAGAAGACAGCCCCTGAGAACGGCATCACAGGACTGGAGCTAGACACCCCGCCACAAGATGGCCTGCGCCCTGCGGCACTGTGCTTGGGAGAGCCCGCTCCCTTCTGGAGGGGTGTCCTgagcaccccaggctcctggcTGCCCCCTGGCTTCCCGCAGAGCCCCAAGGACACGCTCCCACTGGTGGAGGGTGAAGGTCCCCGGAACGGAGAGAGGAAGGCTGGCTGGCCAGGCAGCAAGGACGGGCTGCGCTGGAAGGAGGCGATGCTTACCCATCCGCTGGCATTCTGTGGGTCACCGTGCCCGCCTCGCTACAGCCCCCTGGTTCCTGAGCATAATGGTGGCCATCCCAAGAGTGACCCTGTGGCCTTCCGGTCCTTGCACTGCCCCTTCCTTCTGGAGACCAAGATCCTGGAGCGAGCTCCTTTCTGGATGCCCGCCTGCTTGCCACCCTACCTAGTGTCCAGCCTGCCCCCAGAGCATCCATGTGACTGGCCCCTGGCCCCGCACCCTTGGGTGTACTCCGGGGGCCAGCCCAAAGTGCCCTCTGCCTTCAGCTTAGGCAGCAAG GGCTTTTACCACAAGGATCCAAGCATACTCAGGCTGGCAAAGGACCCACTGGCAACTGTGGAACCTGGGTTGCTGGGCTCAGCCCCTGGTGGGCATCTCCAGAGAACTGGGGAGGTGGAACGCCCTTCTCTCCACCAGAGGGATGGAGAGATAGGAGTTGGCAGGCATCCGAAcctttgcccccttctcctgggaCATCCAGACACTGTGCCCCGGGCCCCGTGGCCCACTTGTTCCCCAGGCCTGGTTCATACTCTTGGCAATGTCTGGGCTGTCCCCAGAGGTGGGAGCCTTGGGTACCAGCTGGGGTCATCAGCCACAACAAGGTGCCCGTCTCCTGGGCCTCCTTCCACCCAGGCAGGCTATGGCTCATCTCACCCACCAGCTAGAGATGACCCTTGCGGGCAGTGCCCGGAGGACCTGGAGGGGGCCACCAGTGAGCCCAGTGAATCCAGTGAGGAAACCTACAAGACCCCTGGTCCCAGGGCCTGCCCGCCCAGCCATCACACGAAGCTGAAGAAGACATGGCTCACTCGACACTCTGAACAGTTCGGGTGCCCAGACAGCTGCCCTGCGGAGGAGGAGAGCCCGGCAGCCCAGCTGCGAGCCCTCAAGAGGTCAAGCAACCCAGAGGTCCAGGGAACAGCGAGCAGTCCAGCTGCCAAGCGCCCGACTGGTCCTTTCCCGGGCAGTGCGGGGCAGGGGGCCAGAGGCCAGCAGGAAGTGCTGGACTCATTATTTGGGAACAAGGCGGAGACAGAACAGCGTGATGGCCACAGAG GACCCCGGGACGATGGGGCCAGCATGCAGGCCCTGGGGCTTCAGGATACACCTTGCGTGGCTCCTGTGGCAGGCATCACTCAGTGCCAAGGCTGTGCCCAGGCAGCTGGCGAGACAGGAGGGCCGGCCCGCTCCTCCCAGCCAGTGTCCAG ATTGCCGCTGGGAGGGGAGCAGCCACAGGAGGAAGACTCGGCAGCCAGCTCCGAGGAGGGAGGAGGGTCTGGCCCGGAGGCTGGGCTCAGCGTGGGCCTCGCCAAGCACCTGCTCAGCGCACTGGGGGACCGGCTGTGCCGCGTCCTGAGGAGGGAGCGGGAGGCCCTGGCCTTGGCACAGCAGGAAG CAGGCCAGGCACCAGTGGGGACCGAGGACGACCCGGGCCTTCCACGCTGCTGCAGTCACTGCCACCACGGACTGTTCAATACCTACTGGCGATGCCCTCACTGCAGCCACCGGCTGTGTGTGGCCTGTGGTCGCATGGCAGGTGCTGGGAAGGCCAGGGAGAAAGCAG GCTCTCAGGGACAGTCCACAGAGAAGTGTGGCCAGGAGATCGGGCACGGCGCCAGTTCCCTGATGCTCACCCAGTTTGTCTCCAGTCGGG CTTTGGCAGAATTAAGCACTGCAATGCACCAGGTCTGGGTAAAGTTTGACATCCGAGGGCACTGCCCCTGCCAAGCTGATGCCCGAGTGTGGACCGCTGGGGATGGGGGCCTGCAG AAGGAGCCGATGGAGAAAACTCCCCCAACTCCACAACCTTCCTGCAACGGGGATACCAACAGGACCAAGGACATTAAAGAGG AGACCCCAGACTCCACAGAGACCCCGGCAGAAGACCGTGCCAGCCGAGGGCCCCTGCCTTGTCCCTCTCTGTGTGAACTGCTGGCTTCCACCGCTGTCAAACTCTGCCTGGGGCATGAACGGATACACATGGCCTTTGCCCCTGTCACTCCGGCCCTGCCCAGC gaCGACCGCATCACCAACATCCTGGACAGCATCATCGCGCAGGTCGTGGAGCGGAAGATCCAGGAGAAAGCCTTGGGGCCAGGTCTGCGGGCCGGGCCGGGGctgcgggccgggccgggcctgCGCAAGGGCCTGGGCCTGCCCCTCTCCCCCGTTCGGCCCCGGCTGCCTCCCCCTGGAGCTCTGCTGTGGCTACAGGAGCCCAGGCCTCAGCGAGGCTTCCACCTCTTCCAGGAGCACTGGAGGCAGGGCCAG CCTGTGCTGGTGTCAGGAATTCAGAGGACACTTCAGGGCCACCTGTGGGGGTCAGAAGCTCTCGGGGCACTCGGAGGCCAGGTGCAGGCGCTGACCCCCCTTGGGCCTCCCCAGCCCACCAGCCTGGGCAGCGCGACATTCTGGGAGGGATTCTCCCGGCCTGAGA GTCGCCCGAAGTCAGATGAGAGCTTGGTGTTCCTGCTGCACAGAGGTCTGGGGGACGAGGACACCAGCAG ggtggaGAACCTGGCTGCCAGCCTGCCACTCCCAGAGTACTGTGCCCGCCACGGGAAACTCAACCTGGCCTCCTACCTCCCTCCGGGCCCTGTCCTGCGTCCACTGGAGCCCCAGCTGTGGGCAGCCTATG GTGTGAGCCCACACCGTGGGCACCTGGGGACCAAGAACCTCTGTGTGGAGGTGACCGACCTGGTCAGCGTCCTGGTACGTGCTGAAGCCCCCCTGCCCGCCTGGCGCCGGACACAGAAAG ATTTCCTCTCAGGCCTGGATGGGGAGGGGCTGTGGTCCCCGGGCAGCCAGGTCAGCACCGTGTGGCATGTGTTCCGGGCACAGGACGCCCAGCGCATCCGCCGTTTCCTCCAGATG GTGTGCCCCACGGGGACAGGAACCTTGGAGCCTGGTACCCCTGGCAGGTGCTACCTGGATGCAGGGCTGCGGCGGCGCCTGCGGGAGGAGTGGGGTGTGAGCTGCTGGACCCTGCTGCAGGCCCCCGGAGAAGCCGTGCTGGTGCCCGCGGGGGCTCCCCACCAG GTGCAGGGCCTGGTAAGCACAGTGAGCGTCACTCAGCACTTCCTGTCCCCCGAGACCTCTGCCCTCTCTGCTCAGCTCTGCCACCAGGGGCCCAGCCTGCCCACTGACCACCGCCTGCTTTATGCCCAG ATGGACTGGGCTGTGTTCCAAGCAGTGAAGGTGGCCGTGGGAACACTGCAAGAGGCTAAATAG
- the HR gene encoding lysine-specific demethylase hairless isoform X2, with the protein MEGTPSFLKDSPAWEKTAPENGITGLELDTPPQDGLRPAALCLGEPAPFWRGVLSTPGSWLPPGFPQSPKDTLPLVEGEGPRNGERKAGWPGSKDGLRWKEAMLTHPLAFCGSPCPPRYSPLVPEHNGGHPKSDPVAFRSLHCPFLLETKILERAPFWMPACLPPYLVSSLPPEHPCDWPLAPHPWVYSGGQPKVPSAFSLGSKGFYHKDPSILRLAKDPLATVEPGLLGSAPGGHLQRTGEVERPSLHQRDGEIGVGRHPNLCPLLLGHPDTVPRAPWPTCSPGLVHTLGNVWAVPRGGSLGYQLGSSATTRCPSPGPPSTQAGYGSSHPPARDDPCGQCPEDLEGATSEPSESSEETYKTPGPRACPPSHHTKLKKTWLTRHSEQFGCPDSCPAEEESPAAQLRALKRSSNPEVQGTASSPAAKRPTGPFPGSAGQGARGQQEVLDSLFGNKAETEQRDGHRGPRDDGASMQALGLQDTPCVAPVAGITQCQGCAQAAGETGGPARSSQPVSRLPLGGEQPQEEDSAASSEEGGGSGPEAGLSVGLAKHLLSALGDRLCRVLRREREALALAQQEGQAPVGTEDDPGLPRCCSHCHHGLFNTYWRCPHCSHRLCVACGRMAGAGKAREKAGSQGQSTEKCGQEIGHGASSLMLTQFVSSRALAELSTAMHQVWVKFDIRGHCPCQADARVWTAGDGGLQKEPMEKTPPTPQPSCNGDTNRTKDIKEETPDSTETPAEDRASRGPLPCPSLCELLASTAVKLCLGHERIHMAFAPVTPALPSDDRITNILDSIIAQVVERKIQEKALGPGLRAGPGLRAGPGLRKGLGLPLSPVRPRLPPPGALLWLQEPRPQRGFHLFQEHWRQGQPVLVSGIQRTLQGHLWGSEALGALGGQVQALTPLGPPQPTSLGSATFWEGFSRPESRPKSDESLVFLLHRGLGDEDTSRVENLAASLPLPEYCARHGKLNLASYLPPGPVLRPLEPQLWAAYGVSPHRGHLGTKNLCVEVTDLVSVLVRAEAPLPAWRRTQKDFLSGLDGEGLWSPGSQVSTVWHVFRAQDAQRIRRFLQMVCPTGTGTLEPGTPGRCYLDAGLRRRLREEWGVSCWTLLQAPGEAVLVPAGAPHQVQGLVSTVSVTQHFLSPETSALSAQLCHQGPSLPTDHRLLYAQMDWAVFQAVKVAVGTLQEAK; encoded by the exons ATGGAGGGTACGCCCAGCTTCCTGAAGGACAGCCCAGCCTGGGAGAAGACAGCCCCTGAGAACGGCATCACAGGACTGGAGCTAGACACCCCGCCACAAGATGGCCTGCGCCCTGCGGCACTGTGCTTGGGAGAGCCCGCTCCCTTCTGGAGGGGTGTCCTgagcaccccaggctcctggcTGCCCCCTGGCTTCCCGCAGAGCCCCAAGGACACGCTCCCACTGGTGGAGGGTGAAGGTCCCCGGAACGGAGAGAGGAAGGCTGGCTGGCCAGGCAGCAAGGACGGGCTGCGCTGGAAGGAGGCGATGCTTACCCATCCGCTGGCATTCTGTGGGTCACCGTGCCCGCCTCGCTACAGCCCCCTGGTTCCTGAGCATAATGGTGGCCATCCCAAGAGTGACCCTGTGGCCTTCCGGTCCTTGCACTGCCCCTTCCTTCTGGAGACCAAGATCCTGGAGCGAGCTCCTTTCTGGATGCCCGCCTGCTTGCCACCCTACCTAGTGTCCAGCCTGCCCCCAGAGCATCCATGTGACTGGCCCCTGGCCCCGCACCCTTGGGTGTACTCCGGGGGCCAGCCCAAAGTGCCCTCTGCCTTCAGCTTAGGCAGCAAG GGCTTTTACCACAAGGATCCAAGCATACTCAGGCTGGCAAAGGACCCACTGGCAACTGTGGAACCTGGGTTGCTGGGCTCAGCCCCTGGTGGGCATCTCCAGAGAACTGGGGAGGTGGAACGCCCTTCTCTCCACCAGAGGGATGGAGAGATAGGAGTTGGCAGGCATCCGAAcctttgcccccttctcctgggaCATCCAGACACTGTGCCCCGGGCCCCGTGGCCCACTTGTTCCCCAGGCCTGGTTCATACTCTTGGCAATGTCTGGGCTGTCCCCAGAGGTGGGAGCCTTGGGTACCAGCTGGGGTCATCAGCCACAACAAGGTGCCCGTCTCCTGGGCCTCCTTCCACCCAGGCAGGCTATGGCTCATCTCACCCACCAGCTAGAGATGACCCTTGCGGGCAGTGCCCGGAGGACCTGGAGGGGGCCACCAGTGAGCCCAGTGAATCCAGTGAGGAAACCTACAAGACCCCTGGTCCCAGGGCCTGCCCGCCCAGCCATCACACGAAGCTGAAGAAGACATGGCTCACTCGACACTCTGAACAGTTCGGGTGCCCAGACAGCTGCCCTGCGGAGGAGGAGAGCCCGGCAGCCCAGCTGCGAGCCCTCAAGAGGTCAAGCAACCCAGAGGTCCAGGGAACAGCGAGCAGTCCAGCTGCCAAGCGCCCGACTGGTCCTTTCCCGGGCAGTGCGGGGCAGGGGGCCAGAGGCCAGCAGGAAGTGCTGGACTCATTATTTGGGAACAAGGCGGAGACAGAACAGCGTGATGGCCACAGAG GACCCCGGGACGATGGGGCCAGCATGCAGGCCCTGGGGCTTCAGGATACACCTTGCGTGGCTCCTGTGGCAGGCATCACTCAGTGCCAAGGCTGTGCCCAGGCAGCTGGCGAGACAGGAGGGCCGGCCCGCTCCTCCCAGCCAGTGTCCAG ATTGCCGCTGGGAGGGGAGCAGCCACAGGAGGAAGACTCGGCAGCCAGCTCCGAGGAGGGAGGAGGGTCTGGCCCGGAGGCTGGGCTCAGCGTGGGCCTCGCCAAGCACCTGCTCAGCGCACTGGGGGACCGGCTGTGCCGCGTCCTGAGGAGGGAGCGGGAGGCCCTGGCCTTGGCACAGCAGGAAG GCCAGGCACCAGTGGGGACCGAGGACGACCCGGGCCTTCCACGCTGCTGCAGTCACTGCCACCACGGACTGTTCAATACCTACTGGCGATGCCCTCACTGCAGCCACCGGCTGTGTGTGGCCTGTGGTCGCATGGCAGGTGCTGGGAAGGCCAGGGAGAAAGCAG GCTCTCAGGGACAGTCCACAGAGAAGTGTGGCCAGGAGATCGGGCACGGCGCCAGTTCCCTGATGCTCACCCAGTTTGTCTCCAGTCGGG CTTTGGCAGAATTAAGCACTGCAATGCACCAGGTCTGGGTAAAGTTTGACATCCGAGGGCACTGCCCCTGCCAAGCTGATGCCCGAGTGTGGACCGCTGGGGATGGGGGCCTGCAG AAGGAGCCGATGGAGAAAACTCCCCCAACTCCACAACCTTCCTGCAACGGGGATACCAACAGGACCAAGGACATTAAAGAGG AGACCCCAGACTCCACAGAGACCCCGGCAGAAGACCGTGCCAGCCGAGGGCCCCTGCCTTGTCCCTCTCTGTGTGAACTGCTGGCTTCCACCGCTGTCAAACTCTGCCTGGGGCATGAACGGATACACATGGCCTTTGCCCCTGTCACTCCGGCCCTGCCCAGC gaCGACCGCATCACCAACATCCTGGACAGCATCATCGCGCAGGTCGTGGAGCGGAAGATCCAGGAGAAAGCCTTGGGGCCAGGTCTGCGGGCCGGGCCGGGGctgcgggccgggccgggcctgCGCAAGGGCCTGGGCCTGCCCCTCTCCCCCGTTCGGCCCCGGCTGCCTCCCCCTGGAGCTCTGCTGTGGCTACAGGAGCCCAGGCCTCAGCGAGGCTTCCACCTCTTCCAGGAGCACTGGAGGCAGGGCCAG CCTGTGCTGGTGTCAGGAATTCAGAGGACACTTCAGGGCCACCTGTGGGGGTCAGAAGCTCTCGGGGCACTCGGAGGCCAGGTGCAGGCGCTGACCCCCCTTGGGCCTCCCCAGCCCACCAGCCTGGGCAGCGCGACATTCTGGGAGGGATTCTCCCGGCCTGAGA GTCGCCCGAAGTCAGATGAGAGCTTGGTGTTCCTGCTGCACAGAGGTCTGGGGGACGAGGACACCAGCAG ggtggaGAACCTGGCTGCCAGCCTGCCACTCCCAGAGTACTGTGCCCGCCACGGGAAACTCAACCTGGCCTCCTACCTCCCTCCGGGCCCTGTCCTGCGTCCACTGGAGCCCCAGCTGTGGGCAGCCTATG GTGTGAGCCCACACCGTGGGCACCTGGGGACCAAGAACCTCTGTGTGGAGGTGACCGACCTGGTCAGCGTCCTGGTACGTGCTGAAGCCCCCCTGCCCGCCTGGCGCCGGACACAGAAAG ATTTCCTCTCAGGCCTGGATGGGGAGGGGCTGTGGTCCCCGGGCAGCCAGGTCAGCACCGTGTGGCATGTGTTCCGGGCACAGGACGCCCAGCGCATCCGCCGTTTCCTCCAGATG GTGTGCCCCACGGGGACAGGAACCTTGGAGCCTGGTACCCCTGGCAGGTGCTACCTGGATGCAGGGCTGCGGCGGCGCCTGCGGGAGGAGTGGGGTGTGAGCTGCTGGACCCTGCTGCAGGCCCCCGGAGAAGCCGTGCTGGTGCCCGCGGGGGCTCCCCACCAG GTGCAGGGCCTGGTAAGCACAGTGAGCGTCACTCAGCACTTCCTGTCCCCCGAGACCTCTGCCCTCTCTGCTCAGCTCTGCCACCAGGGGCCCAGCCTGCCCACTGACCACCGCCTGCTTTATGCCCAG ATGGACTGGGCTGTGTTCCAAGCAGTGAAGGTGGCCGTGGGAACACTGCAAGAGGCTAAATAG